From a single Maniola hyperantus chromosome 3, iAphHyp1.2, whole genome shotgun sequence genomic region:
- the LOC117996580 gene encoding uncharacterized protein: MHRYLKTLFCALLLLSIVDPITSKRSYSSGRHSYPKPSGGGLSGGGSHHSYPSSGGLSGTGGHGYPSSGNSHGYPSSGGLSGTGGGHANPSSGGGHSYPSSGTHGSSGQSHGYPSGKGLSGNTPSHAGSGVSHTTNIHHHYNYNPPQQIRYTPTHGGPSVPYPVYHGSPPNYVYQYKDSGSKYGTLLAGLALLNLGTLGVATYAAAKAHSGSGQTYVSKPGEVCKFGLKKDNGDYEETKIDCNLISSFIFEEEAKQKSTGTNSTATVVTTTVTNVTTLNADGSVNLPPPAPSTLYEILPNGTLVPVNVTNVNTTASNNTAPNTPAAPGTVTSSVTITTTNTTTTDALQVKGKEVEVTPGMKCYVMRHSPTSNMKRSVPCGLLQTYATQSLKKNSASRNLPVLSILSVVVAIFVAY, translated from the coding sequence ATGCATCGCTATTTAAAAACGTTGTTTTGTGCTTTATTACTACTTTCTATCGTCGATCCAATAACGTCAAAGCGATCGTACAGTAGTGGTAGGCATTCATATCCGAAGCCAAGTGGGGGTGGCCTTTCGGGCGGCGGCAGTCACCACAGCTACCCGTCATCCGGTGGCCTTTCGGGTACAGGAGGACACGGGTATCCGTCGTCGGGTAACAGTCACGGCTACCCTTCATCAGGCGGCCTCTCGGGTACAGGAGGTGGCCACGCGAATCCTTCATCTGGAGGCGGCCACAGTTATCCCTCATCAGGCACGCATGGGTCGTCGGGACAAAGTCACGGTTACCCGTCAGGTAAAGGCTTGTCTGGCAACACACCGAGTCATGCTGGCAGTGGAGTGAGTCACACTACAAATATCCACCATCATTACAACTACAATCCCCCGCAACAGATCAGATACACCCCCACACATGGCGGACCATCTGTACCCTATCCAGTGTATCATGGTAGCCCACCAAATTACGTGTACCAATACAAAGACTCCGGAAGTAAATATGGCACACTTTTAGCTGGTCTAGCCTTATTGAACCTCGGAACACTAGGTGTCGCCACTTACGCAGCTGCCAAGGCCCATTCAGGATCAGGACAAACTTATGTATCTAAGCCGGGCGAAGTGTGCAAGTTTGGCCTGAAAAAAGACAATGGAGACTATGAGGAAACTAAAATAGATTGCAATTTGATATCCAGTTTCATTTTTGAGGAGGAGGCCAAACAAAAAAGCACCGGAACTAACTCCACTGCAACTGTAGTAACTACAACAGTGACCAATGTTACAACACTGAATGCAGATGGATCTGTCAATCTTCCGCCACCGGCACCCAGTACCCTGTATGAAATTTTACCAAATGGCACATTGGTGCCAGTGAATGTGACCAATGTAAACACCACAGCGTCCAACAATACAGCACCCAACACCCCAGCCGCTCCGGGCACTGTGACTTCTTCAGTAACTATCACTACGACAAACACAACAACTACAGATGCTTTACAGGTCAAAGGCAAGGAAGTTGAAGTAACACCGGGTATGAAGTGCTATGTAATGAGACATAGTCCAACTAGTAACATGAAGAGATCTGTGCCTTGTGGTCTTTTACAGACATATGCGACACAATCTTTGAAAAAGAATTCAGCTTCGAGAAACCTGCCAGTACTATCCATATTAAGTGTTGTGGTCGCTATATTTGTTGCatattga